A stretch of DNA from Juglans microcarpa x Juglans regia isolate MS1-56 chromosome 5D, Jm3101_v1.0, whole genome shotgun sequence:
GATGGGCTTCTAGCAGCATCATTCTCATTCGATAGATTTTCGGGCATAAAGTTTCCTAGTAATTGTCTGTCCAGCATACTCCGTGCGGCATCATATTTTCTAATCCTTCTGACCAATAATGAACCAACTCGTTGGATTTTTGGCACGAACTTCAAAGCATGGAAGTTACATTTGCATCTTAATCTCTGTCATAAGTTCAAGTATAGTTTAACTGATTTGTAAAGGCATCATGATCATGCATACTGGATAACTATACAGGAGTAATTCAAGAAATTACATGTAATCCGAGTAAATGGAATGGTGAAGagtaaatcagttaaatcataACAGTAAtcagttagtttttttttttttttttttttttgagtaaatcATTGGGCCTGGAGTTGAAGTAGACATTCCCTTTAATGGGAGGCATGCTTCTGAATTATTGTGTGATTGAAGTATGcataggtaaaaaaaaattattgtatgacGTCAGAATATTCAAACTTGTAGGGTATGTTAaccaattaagaaaaaaaatccacctaGGGAGCATAAAAGATTTGACTTGAGATAAGCGCCAGAGAAGGAAAAGGCCTATAGAAGAGTGCATTTAGAGTAAGTCattttagttatataaaatgtgtATGTACTTGTGTATGTGTGCATTTCTGTTTTCCAATATATGCTATACGCCTAATGTGCAAAGAAATTTTCTTATGTCGCAAAGCAACTCCAAAATGATGATCATAACTCATCACGCTTGTGAATATTAAGTGAAAAATTAAGCCCCAATCAACAACaagtatattaatattcaaacatttaGGGGAAGTTTTATAACCTGAAGTTTAGAAGGAAATGGATCAAAGCCTAGTCGATTTCCAAACCCAAGGAAGTGAACAATTCCATTTTGTAAGAGGATGGGAAGTATATTTCTGATGTAATCAGCAGGCTTTGCCTCCTTTGGAAGATCTGCATCAGTAATCTGAAAGCAAGGTAAAAGCTTTAGAACGTTATCAAAATGAGTGTAATTTATTCATTACAGTATGTTACACAAATAACGAAGATAGCATACCAGGCTACCTAATGCTTCAATGTCAAGTGATCCCAGGTCAGGAGGGAGTTCCTTTACAATATTGACTTCATCCTTCAAAACATTCATAAAATACTCCTCTTGGTAAATATCACCAAATTGGCTGCACTTTTGTCAAATGAAATGCATGAATTAACTGAGGCATGAACGCCAAGGTTAAAAATTTCCAAATAACCACTAATTCCATTTAGGCAACCTAATTGAATCAGGGATATCATGAAAAACCTCAGTGGTCAACCAGGAAACCAAGGAATGAGTGTATAATCCAGCATAGTTAAGAATATGTTCTTTGGTTCATGTCTTTCAGATGATCGGAAGCAATTGTTCATTGAAACTTGTGATACTACTGTATATAATATCTACTAACTGTATACAATGTAAAGCTATAAATATGTTATTCATAGTCATGTCATCCATGCTGATCATCAACCTCAATCTTAGGTTCATAAAGGTGATAGTGACTTACGGCATCAATATTTGCATTGCTTTAGCTTTTCAGGTCAATATTATTGAACAAATCAACTTAATTAGTTGTTGTCGAATGTAAGATTTGCTTCATGAACTGCTGTTTTTTTGGGAGTTTACATATttgcattgatttttttattgggaaaaatgatagatatgATCTCAAACCTGGGATCGTTCCAAACATTGCTATATAGAAATCTTGGAATAACCAAAGTTGCATTAAGAAGAGATGCCACAGCAACAGCATTGCAGATCTGTGAGCATTACCAATAGCTTAGTCAGTTCAGCTAGTGGAGTAGGTAACTGAAGAAAAACCACAAGAAGAGACTACAAAATAAGCTCCCCAGAAATACATCTGAAAACAAGCtagaaataatcaaaataataacaaaaattatagttGATATGCAAATAATGTGTGCTCAACTTATTTTCAAGTAGacaaattcatattttgtttgataCATGAAGTTTGCAACTCAATCTATGTAATTGAGGAAAGAAGATTCAGTCTAACAGAGCCAAAGATTAAACACTTGGCCTTAAGTTTATATTATGCCCTATTCTTACATAAGCAGCCTGAAGTTTTTCAAAAGTCAAATTCTAGGTATTTTATTATTCCCCTGGATTGAACTATAGTTCTCAAATCTCAATATCAAGAACCCATTACCTGAGAGAGCTCTCAGAAAACCCATATTAATTGCAGAAGAAATTAGCAAACTTATACTAGTAAGCACACAAAATCCAATACAAAATAGTTCAGGATAATTACTCCTTGCTTCATGAACGACTCATTCTGAACTATATACACACACGTCTCTCCTTTAACAAGTGTCAGATAATGGTGAGTGGGTGAAGCTTGAACTGTAGCTTCTCCCCCAATTCAAAGCCCTTattcttcataaaaatgcaGGATCCATGGCCATTTTCTAGACTAACGTTTCAGACAAAGAGCCCCCTGATATAACGAGGCTAATGCTGTCCtaagtatttctttttctcaataAGTGGAATTGCATTGTTGCCcccaaatattttacttttctaaCTCCAAAAAATTCATCAGGGTTTAAATTATTGTGTGTGGATAATTATGAACTCGGGCAGCTTGGTACTTACAGCAACTCGTTGTTGATTGAGACCCCCATTTGCACTGATTAGTATGTAGCCATTATTTTTGTCGAATTTTCCTGTCCAGGAATATAACTAATTCAAGAGTATTTACAGTAATGGTAACCTGCTGCAATTGActtgcaaaaattaaaataaaaactatgattaaaaatttataagacaatattattattttttattgttaatttctaAGACAATATTATTGATACTCTTATAGCACTACATATTTCCCATGAATCAATCTAGGCAggataaaaattcaaatacctAGATTGCTCGGAAGCTTTCGGTCCGCACATGGTTTCCATGCAGATGCCTTTGAATATGGTTCCTCCAGAGTCTTGACGTCTCTTGCTTAAACTCTTTCTATAACATAGCTAACATCTCAGATATTGGGATAAAGAAATCCCGTTACCTAATTTGACAAGCGAATCTGAAAATGTGTACCAACCATAGAAGTTTTGCAGCTAACCTCTGCAAGAGCACTGGATGCCAAGTTTAGTAGCCGGTCATACATCTGTATTGGTAATTTTTCGTCAttgatgtaggcacttctatcTTCCTCCTTTGAAAATAAGATGCGGTATATATGAGAACAATTAGTCGGCATGACTTAAGCAtatcaaaagaattataaaattgataattaattacaGTTTGCACATTATTAGAGAAAAACCTTGGCAAATGACTAAAGATACTCTATAAACCAAATGATTCACATAAAGGACACCCAAAATGCATAATGCCCATAACCACCTAAAATCTGAGCTTGCAGAGTGAAAATAGGTACAGAATGGCTTCCAAGTCTtgtagagaaaacaaaaatatacatATGCACGTCTTTAATCCACAGGTTACTTGACAAACAACAGGGTAAATGTTACGTAAGTGGACTTCAGTAATTGAAGCGTTAAAAATCCATCAATAATGCTTATATATCAGTCTCAGCAGGAAAacgaatagtaaaataattgttAAATTGTATCTGACAGGAGTGCTTGGTGACAGGTAGAAAGTATAAATAAACGTAACAAAATTAGACAACTTAATCACCATTCACCACGATGGCTGCAGACTAACAAGGAAACCAAGAATGAAATAGCAAATTTCTCAAATAAGCACCAATTGGGATAGAATATGATTGTCACGTAAACTCGACAGCTACATTCTGGCCAACTCCAATTCCATCTCTCGAGTTCCAACATAGTCGTGGACCAGTACTAACATCACTAGCTAATTCAATAGTAGGGCATCTAGTATTGCCTCGGAATATATTTACCTCGAGCCCACCTGATTTGCTTTGGGCTGGATGATACTGAAGGTTTCTCGAATCAAAAATGGACATCATGAGGGAATCAAGCAGGAGAATGAAACCCATCAACACAACCATAAAAGCAATTGACCTCATGTGCTTTCGAAGCCACAGATGCCTTTTCCCCACATGGCCTCCCTTACAAGCAGTATGGTTTGCAGAATCATTCCTCCATCCATTAAGTAATACAGTTTTGGGATTACAATGATTATCTCCCCATGAAATTCTCCTTCCAATTGAAGGATCACTTCCTGGTAATGTTTCTGGACCTCTAAAGTGATAGTCCTTCATCCCTAAAAATTAGTCGGCATTCTGAAATTCAGGACGCTAACTTCTTGGGGGCAGTTGCTTCCCCATTAGACCATTACCTCTGTGTAAAGCTTCAAGTATCCAGGAATGTAACACAGCACCACAACCACCATTTCTTATTAATACAACGATTAGAATAAACTTTTTAACCAGCACCAACCTCTACTTCTAGGGgcgctcacacacacacacaaaccaACCACAAACCTATTAGACCGTATGAGGCAAATTCAGGATTTGGTGGTACGTATTGGCATcgtgaaaaagaaagatgatcTATAAATTAAGAACGCCCAAGAATCTATTCAAAGCGAAGCTAAGAAGTAGGTGATAGTAATAGACATAAAGATGAGTGAAAAGCAAGCGAGAAGCAGAAGCCCAACAACAATTTAGGAACCAACCTTTTGAAACAAGAATCATATGTGTAACAGCTACTGGCCACCAACCAGAACAAACGTTGGTTTTGCGCTTTCTGGGTAAGGCAAAACTGTAGGCCGAGTGGCTCTGCTTGAGACAGAAATGGTCGGACGACCATGGTCATTTTGCCTTGATTACGCACGTTTGACAATATATTTTCCCTACAAAATTAGATTTCGTACGTATTCTTTGGACATGTCATGCATCAATTGGAGATTTAGATGGACATCACTGATAATGCTCTTGATGAGCGTCTTTAACGAATTCAGAGCGTCTTTAACGAATTCAGGGTGCTTCGGggatcatctcatctaattacaTTAT
This window harbors:
- the LOC121264734 gene encoding LOW QUALITY PROTEIN: O-fucosyltransferase 8 (The sequence of the model RefSeq protein was modified relative to this genomic sequence to represent the inferred CDS: inserted 1 base in 1 codon) → MKDYHFRGPETLPGSDPSIGRRISWGDNHCNPKTVLLNGWRNDSANHTACKGGHVGKRHLWLRKHMRSIAFMVVLMGFILLLDSLMMSIFDSRNLQYHPAQSKSGGLEEEDRSAYINDEKLPIQMYDRLLNLASSALAEKEFKQETSRLWXEPYSKASAWKPCADRKLPSNLGKFDKNNGYILISANGGLNQQRVAICNAVAVASLLNATLVIPRFLYSNVWNDPSQFGDIYQEEYFMNVLKDEVNIVKELPPDLGSLDIEALGSLITDADLPKEAKPADYIRNILPILLQNGIVHFLGFGNRLGFDPFPSKLQRLRCKCNFHALKFVPKIQRVGSLLVRRIRKYDAARSMLDRQLLGNFMPENLSNENDAARSPSKYLALHLRFEMDMVAYSLCEFGGGASEKKELQAYREIHFPLLIERLKNSSPVSPAELRKLGRCPLTPEEAALVLSGLGFKRGTYIYLAGSHIYGEKSRMDSFTSLYPNLVTKETILTPHELAPFRNFSSQLAALDFIACATADVFAMTDSGSQLSSLVTGLRTYYGGGHAPTLRPNKKRLATILSESSTIGWNSFEERVKKMIDEGQRVRVRGFGRSIYRQPRCPECMCKAQ